One window of Nitrospira sp. genomic DNA carries:
- a CDS encoding nitrate oxidoreductase subunit beta, translating to MPEVYNWQLGRKMLYPYEERHPKWQFAFVFNINRCLACQTCSMADKSTWLFSKGQEYMWWNNVETKPYGGYPQFYDVKITQLIEQVNPGGQVWNVRVGRKHHAPYGVFEGMTIFDAGAKVGQAAIGYIPTDQEWRFVNIYEDTATSMRALVEGIDKTGFSRDEPWKMTGSSLPEHETFYFYLQRICNHCTYPGCLAACPRKAIYKRPEDGIVLIDQNRCRGYKKCVEQCPYKKPMYRGTTRVSEKCIACYPRIEGKDPLTGGEPMETRCMAACVGKIRMQSLVRIGEDGLWAEDRWHPLYYAIRVEQVALPLYPQWGTEPNGYYIPPRHSPRGYARQMFGPGVDNAIEKYLVPSRELLAVLQLWRASQQIIFRYDVIPGPKVFETQIHGKRFEMYNDTVLGFNKSGKEVARIQVEEPIYIRPAERVTWL from the coding sequence ATGCCTGAAGTCTATAATTGGCAGCTGGGACGCAAGATGTTGTATCCCTACGAGGAACGGCATCCGAAGTGGCAGTTTGCCTTTGTGTTCAACATCAATCGCTGTTTGGCCTGTCAAACCTGTAGCATGGCCGATAAGTCGACCTGGCTCTTCTCCAAAGGCCAGGAATACATGTGGTGGAACAACGTGGAAACCAAACCCTATGGCGGGTATCCGCAGTTCTACGACGTGAAAATCACGCAGTTGATCGAACAGGTCAATCCGGGTGGGCAGGTCTGGAACGTCCGCGTCGGGCGAAAACACCATGCCCCCTACGGGGTGTTCGAAGGGATGACGATTTTTGATGCCGGGGCCAAGGTGGGTCAGGCCGCGATCGGCTATATTCCGACGGACCAGGAATGGCGGTTCGTCAATATCTATGAAGACACGGCCACTTCGATGCGTGCCCTGGTCGAGGGCATCGACAAGACCGGCTTCTCTCGGGATGAACCCTGGAAAATGACCGGCAGCAGCCTCCCGGAACATGAGACCTTCTACTTCTATCTCCAACGGATCTGCAATCACTGCACCTATCCCGGCTGCTTGGCGGCCTGCCCGCGCAAGGCCATCTACAAGCGCCCGGAAGACGGGATCGTCCTGATCGATCAGAACCGCTGCCGGGGGTATAAGAAATGTGTCGAGCAATGTCCGTATAAGAAGCCGATGTACCGGGGGACGACGCGGGTCAGCGAGAAGTGTATTGCCTGTTATCCTCGGATCGAAGGGAAGGACCCGCTCACCGGCGGCGAACCGATGGAAACGCGCTGCATGGCGGCTTGCGTCGGGAAGATCCGCATGCAGAGCCTGGTGCGGATCGGCGAGGATGGGCTGTGGGCCGAAGACCGGTGGCATCCGCTCTACTATGCGATTCGGGTCGAGCAAGTGGCCTTGCCGCTGTATCCCCAGTGGGGAACGGAGCCCAATGGGTACTACATCCCGCCCCGGCACAGCCCGCGCGGCTATGCCCGGCAGATGTTCGGACCCGGCGTGGACAATGCCATTGAAAAGTATTTGGTGCCCAGTCGGGAACTGTTGGCCGTGCTCCAGCTCTGGCGTGCCAGTCAGCAGATCATCTTCCGCTACGACGTCATTCCGGGGCCAAAAGTCTTCGAAACCCAGATTCACGGGAAGCGGTTCGAGATGTACAACGATACGGTGTTGGGCTTCAATAAGTCGGGGAAAGAAGTGGCCCGCATTCAGGTCGAAGAGCCCATCTACATCCGGCCCGCCGAACGGGTGACCTGGCTGTAG
- a CDS encoding Trm112 family protein has protein sequence MRELARDISFDYSTGVTHGRAMTVSIDKELLAILCCPDTKQAVSLAEESLIQKVNAAVARGGVKNLGKHPVAEELDGGLIRSDQKILYPIRDNIPVMLIEEGIPLEQIR, from the coding sequence ATGAGAGAGCTTGCGCGAGATATCTCTTTCGATTATTCTACCGGCGTCACACACGGGAGGGCGATGACCGTGAGCATTGATAAAGAGCTTTTGGCAATCCTCTGTTGCCCGGATACCAAACAGGCGGTAAGTCTGGCGGAGGAGTCCCTCATTCAGAAGGTCAATGCCGCTGTGGCACGAGGCGGAGTGAAGAATTTGGGGAAGCACCCCGTGGCTGAAGAGCTCGACGGCGGCCTGATTCGCTCCGACCAGAAGATCCTCTACCCCATCCGTGACAACATTCCGGTGATGCTGATCGAGGAAGGCATTCCGCTCGAACAAATTCGTTGA
- a CDS encoding molybdopterin-dependent oxidoreductase, whose product MFLSRRQFLKVSAGTVAAAAVADKVLALTALQPVIEVGNPLGDYPDRSWERVYHDQYRYDSSFTWVCSPNDTHACRIRAFVRNGVVMRVEQNYDHQTYEDLYGNRGTFAHNPRMCLKGFTFHRRVYGPYRLKGPLMRKGWKQWMDDGSPELTPESKRKYKFDSRFLDDMLRVSWDTAFTYAAKAMIVIGTRYSGEAGARRLREQGYAPEMIEMMKGAGVRCFKHRAGMPILGFIGKHSNTRFNNSVLPILDSWIRKVGPDQAQGGRYWNNYTWHGDQDPSQPWWNGTQNCDVDLSDMRFSKMNTSWGKNFVENKMPEAHWKLESIERGCRIVVITPEYNPTATRADYWIPLRPQSDGALFLGACKIILDENMQDIDYIKQFTDMPLLVRTDTLQYLDPRDVVPDYKFPDFSHSYSGRVQSLKSDQVERLGGFMVWDLAKKQAVPLHREQVGWHFEKSGIDPALTGTYRVKLLNGREIDALPIYQMYLIHLQDYDLDTVHQITRSPKDLIVRWARDSGTIKPAAIHNGEGVCHYFHMTETGRAAALVTTLTGNIGKFGTGCHTWSGNYKVGIWNATPWSGVGSGVHLSEDPWRLNLDANAHGKEIKYRNYYYGEEPGYWNHGDTALIVNTPKYGRKVFTGKTHMPTPSKIRWVVNVNILNNAKHHYDMVRNVDPNIECLMTQDIEMTSDVNHNDIAFAVNSWMEFTYPEMTATVSNPWIQIWKGGIRPLYDTRNDADTFAGVAAKLAEMTGDSRMRDVFHFVYQNRVDVYAQRLLDASSTLYGYSADVLLKSEKGWMVMVRTYPRHPLWEETNESKPQWTRSGRIESYRIEPEAIEYGENFVVHREGPEATPYLPNAIFTTNPYVRPDDYGIPITAQHHDDKTIRNIKLSWAEIKRHSNPLWEKGYQFYCVTPKTRHRVHSQWSVNDWVQIYESNFGDPYRMDKRTPGVGEHQVHINPQAAKDRGINDGDYVYIDGNPVDRPYRGWKPSDPYYKVARLMIRAKYNPSYPYHVTMAKHAPFVSTPKSVKGHETRPDGRAIAIDTGYQSNFRYGAQQSFTRSWLMPMHQTDSLPGKYAGGLRMKWGFEIDHHAVNTVPKECLIRITKAEDGGIGGRGPWEPVRTGFTPGQENEFMIKWLKGEHIKIKV is encoded by the coding sequence ATGTTCTTGTCACGTCGACAATTTTTGAAGGTCTCTGCCGGCACCGTCGCGGCTGCGGCGGTGGCGGACAAAGTTCTGGCGCTGACGGCGCTCCAGCCCGTGATCGAAGTCGGCAATCCCTTGGGGGATTATCCGGACCGCTCGTGGGAGCGGGTCTATCATGACCAATATCGGTACGATTCATCCTTTACGTGGGTCTGCTCTCCCAACGACACCCATGCCTGCCGCATCCGAGCCTTTGTGCGGAACGGCGTCGTCATGCGGGTGGAACAGAACTATGACCACCAAACGTATGAAGACCTGTACGGCAATCGCGGGACCTTCGCCCATAACCCCCGGATGTGCCTGAAAGGCTTTACCTTTCATCGCCGCGTCTATGGGCCCTATCGCTTGAAGGGGCCCTTAATGCGGAAGGGGTGGAAACAGTGGATGGATGACGGTTCGCCGGAGCTGACCCCGGAATCCAAGCGCAAGTACAAATTCGACAGCCGCTTCTTGGACGACATGCTGCGGGTCTCCTGGGACACCGCCTTTACCTATGCGGCGAAGGCGATGATCGTCATCGGCACGCGGTACAGCGGCGAAGCCGGCGCCCGGCGGCTTCGGGAACAGGGCTATGCGCCGGAGATGATCGAGATGATGAAGGGGGCGGGGGTGCGCTGCTTCAAGCACCGCGCCGGTATGCCTATTCTCGGATTCATCGGCAAACACTCCAATACCCGTTTCAATAACAGCGTCCTGCCGATACTGGACAGTTGGATTCGCAAGGTCGGTCCGGATCAGGCGCAAGGGGGACGCTACTGGAACAATTACACCTGGCACGGCGACCAGGATCCCTCGCAGCCCTGGTGGAACGGCACACAAAACTGCGATGTCGATTTGAGTGATATGCGGTTCTCCAAGATGAACACGAGCTGGGGCAAGAACTTCGTGGAAAATAAGATGCCGGAAGCCCACTGGAAGCTCGAATCGATCGAGCGCGGCTGCCGCATCGTGGTCATCACCCCGGAGTACAACCCGACGGCTACTCGAGCCGACTACTGGATTCCCCTGCGCCCGCAATCGGACGGTGCATTGTTCCTCGGGGCCTGCAAGATCATTCTCGATGAGAACATGCAGGACATCGACTACATCAAGCAGTTTACCGATATGCCGCTGCTCGTGCGCACCGATACCCTCCAGTATTTGGACCCTCGGGATGTCGTGCCGGACTATAAGTTTCCCGACTTTTCACACAGCTACTCGGGTCGGGTCCAATCGTTGAAATCGGATCAGGTTGAACGTTTAGGAGGGTTCATGGTGTGGGACCTGGCCAAGAAACAGGCGGTGCCGCTCCATCGTGAGCAGGTCGGCTGGCATTTCGAAAAAAGCGGGATTGACCCGGCCCTGACCGGCACCTATCGGGTCAAGTTGTTGAACGGACGCGAAATCGACGCCCTGCCGATCTACCAGATGTACCTGATCCACCTCCAAGACTACGACCTGGATACCGTGCATCAGATCACCCGCTCGCCCAAAGACCTGATTGTCCGCTGGGCGCGCGACTCCGGCACCATCAAGCCTGCCGCGATTCACAATGGCGAGGGGGTCTGCCACTATTTCCACATGACGGAAACCGGACGAGCTGCCGCCCTCGTCACGACCTTGACCGGCAATATCGGCAAATTCGGGACCGGGTGCCATACCTGGTCCGGCAATTACAAAGTGGGGATTTGGAATGCCACGCCCTGGTCCGGTGTCGGCTCCGGTGTGCATCTCTCGGAAGATCCCTGGCGGCTCAATCTGGATGCCAATGCCCATGGGAAAGAAATCAAATACCGCAACTACTATTACGGCGAGGAGCCCGGGTACTGGAACCATGGCGACACCGCCTTGATCGTCAATACCCCGAAGTATGGCCGCAAGGTGTTTACCGGCAAGACCCATATGCCGACCCCCAGTAAGATCCGGTGGGTCGTGAACGTCAACATCTTAAACAACGCCAAGCACCATTACGACATGGTGCGGAACGTGGATCCGAACATCGAATGTCTGATGACGCAGGACATCGAAATGACGTCCGACGTCAACCACAACGATATCGCCTTCGCCGTCAACTCCTGGATGGAGTTCACCTACCCGGAGATGACGGCCACAGTCTCCAATCCATGGATCCAGATCTGGAAAGGAGGGATCCGTCCGTTGTACGACACGCGGAACGATGCGGATACGTTTGCGGGGGTAGCGGCGAAGCTGGCCGAGATGACGGGGGACAGCCGCATGCGAGACGTCTTCCATTTTGTCTATCAGAATCGAGTGGACGTGTATGCGCAGCGGCTCCTGGATGCATCCAGCACCCTGTACGGGTACAGTGCCGACGTGCTGTTGAAGTCTGAAAAGGGCTGGATGGTGATGGTCCGCACCTATCCTCGACATCCCCTCTGGGAAGAGACCAACGAGTCGAAACCGCAGTGGACCAGATCCGGGCGCATCGAGAGCTATCGCATCGAACCGGAAGCCATCGAGTACGGCGAAAACTTCGTGGTGCATCGCGAAGGGCCGGAGGCGACCCCCTACTTGCCGAACGCCATCTTCACGACGAACCCCTATGTGCGGCCGGACGACTATGGCATTCCCATCACGGCTCAGCACCACGACGACAAGACAATTCGGAACATCAAGCTGTCCTGGGCGGAGATCAAGCGTCATAGCAACCCCTTGTGGGAGAAGGGCTATCAGTTCTACTGCGTGACGCCCAAGACCCGGCACCGGGTCCACAGTCAGTGGTCGGTGAACGACTGGGTGCAGATTTACGAGTCGAACTTCGGCGATCCCTACCGCATGGACAAACGGACACCGGGTGTCGGCGAGCATCAAGTGCATATCAATCCGCAAGCGGCCAAGGACCGTGGTATCAACGACGGCGACTATGTGTACATCGATGGGAATCCCGTCGACCGCCCCTACCGCGGCTGGAAGCCGAGCGATCCCTACTACAAAGTGGCGCGTCTCATGATTCGCGCGAAGTACAACCCGTCCTATCCATACCATGTCACGATGGCCAAGCATGCACCCTTCGTCTCGACGCCCAAGTCGGTCAAGGGCCATGAAACGAGGCCGGACGGCCGCGCCATTGCGATCGATACCGGCTACCAGTCCAACTTCCGGTATGGCGCGCAACAGTCCTTTACGCGCAGTTGGCTCATGCCGATGCATCAAACCGACTCGCTGCCCGGCAAATATGCGGGCGGGCTCCGGATGAAATGGGGGTTTGAAATCGACCACCATGCGGTCAATACCGTGCCGAAGGAATGTCTCATCCGCATCACCAAGGCGGAAGACGGCGGCATCGGAGGCCGGGGGCCGTGGGAACCGGTACGGACCGGCTTTACGCCCGGGCAAGAGAACGAGTTTATGATCAAGTGGCTCAAAGGCGAACATATTAAGATCAAAGTCTAA
- a CDS encoding DUF502 domain-containing protein → MIKFIWKTCMTGLIVLVPAWVTFLILSTLFTTLDGVVGRYMSDPVPGLGLLLLVMLLVVVGLIGDHVIGQGLLVRLEHRIEQIPLVQSIYLTLKGMTDVLNFRSRFGRSKVVAFPFPRDGCWALGFVMGMAPPSLQVEPSRTLFMVFVPTAIHPLTGFLAFIPEHVLRPINLPVEDAMKMEFSAGFYRPQRGWLDASQSLHS, encoded by the coding sequence ATGATCAAATTCATTTGGAAGACGTGCATGACAGGTCTCATCGTCTTGGTCCCGGCCTGGGTCACATTCTTGATTCTCTCGACTCTGTTCACCACCCTTGACGGGGTAGTCGGCCGATACATGTCGGATCCAGTCCCCGGCCTGGGCCTACTGCTATTGGTCATGCTTCTCGTTGTTGTCGGCCTCATCGGCGATCATGTCATCGGGCAAGGCTTGTTAGTAAGGCTGGAACACCGTATTGAACAGATCCCACTCGTGCAGAGCATCTACCTCACATTGAAAGGCATGACCGATGTTCTAAACTTCCGGTCTCGCTTTGGTCGCAGTAAAGTGGTGGCCTTTCCATTCCCTCGTGATGGATGCTGGGCATTGGGATTCGTCATGGGGATGGCGCCCCCATCCCTTCAGGTCGAACCATCCCGCACCCTCTTCATGGTCTTCGTCCCCACCGCCATCCACCCTCTTACAGGATTTCTTGCCTTTATCCCGGAGCATGTGCTCCGCCCGATCAATCTTCCTGTTGAAGATGCGATGAAAATGGAATTTTCAGCCGGATTCTATAGACCCCAGCGCGGATGGCTTGACGCATCCCAATCGCTCCACTCGTGA